A portion of the Bacillus thuringiensis genome contains these proteins:
- a CDS encoding DUF2785 domain-containing protein has product MLQQQLEKIRNNNYIIDNTLHIDSLSSSMLEHIGVTDSYLRDKLIYSTFYHLIKNRYLSHTQLQKLLLESIGEKYLLYKIHSDDEDAVFTRAFTTLLIALIIDADTTHNFLSQNDILTVKDQLILYMNNEHDFRGYVPDHGWAHSIAHASDTFKALVHNPKLETLHYEEILKTLLNKVFVHSIYYKYEEDERLVYPIVAMLQNGLKEEILILALRDLVAQLPVQKQALPIESYEFLYGNTKSFLRSLFFRLRTLSICEETEFEIEKLLQELPKYY; this is encoded by the coding sequence ATGTTACAACAACAGTTAGAAAAAATTCGTAATAATAATTACATCATAGATAACACACTTCATATTGATTCTTTAAGTTCCAGTATGCTTGAACATATCGGTGTTACTGATAGCTATTTAAGGGACAAACTCATCTACTCTACTTTTTATCATCTCATCAAAAATCGCTACCTTTCACACACACAATTACAGAAACTATTATTAGAAAGCATCGGTGAAAAATATTTATTGTATAAAATTCATTCAGATGATGAAGATGCTGTATTTACTCGCGCATTTACGACCTTATTAATTGCGCTCATTATAGATGCAGATACAACTCATAATTTCTTATCACAGAATGATATTTTAACTGTAAAAGATCAATTAATTCTATATATGAACAACGAACATGATTTCCGCGGATATGTTCCAGACCACGGCTGGGCACATAGTATCGCTCATGCTTCCGATACATTTAAGGCGCTTGTTCATAATCCTAAACTAGAAACTTTACATTACGAAGAGATATTAAAAACTTTGTTAAACAAAGTTTTTGTCCATTCTATTTACTATAAATATGAAGAAGACGAGCGTCTCGTTTATCCGATTGTCGCAATGCTGCAAAATGGCCTGAAAGAAGAAATACTCATATTAGCCCTTCGTGACTTAGTAGCTCAATTACCGGTCCAAAAACAAGCACTACCTATTGAATCGTACGAGTTTCTATATGGAAATACAAAATCTTTCTTACGTAGCTTATTTTTCAGACTACGCACACTTTCTATATGTGAAGAAACCGAATTCGAAATTGAAAAATTGCTACAAGAGCTTCCAAAATATTATTAA
- a CDS encoding DUF6176 family protein, whose product MNVELTRFKVKPGKSHRVDEWMQLLNDNLKEVLLTLNDEKMYVETIFREIRDGEEYLYWYSVQGEGGIFVENSHHEIDKKHLAFWYECIDEEAPSIDMKTEVVMIQDVVKEAMK is encoded by the coding sequence ATGAATGTAGAATTAACAAGATTTAAAGTTAAGCCTGGTAAGAGTCATCGAGTAGATGAATGGATGCAGCTTCTTAATGACAATTTGAAAGAAGTGCTTTTGACATTAAACGACGAAAAGATGTACGTTGAGACAATTTTCCGGGAAATAAGAGATGGAGAAGAGTACTTATATTGGTATTCTGTGCAAGGAGAAGGTGGTATTTTTGTCGAAAATTCGCATCATGAAATTGATAAAAAGCACTTAGCATTTTGGTATGAATGTATCGATGAAGAAGCACCGTCTATTGATATGAAAACAGAAGTTGTTATGATTCAAGATGTTGTGAAGGAAGCGATGAAATAA
- a CDS encoding GNAT family N-acetyltransferase, which produces MKKLSVADYRKVLPVLEGNTRTTTFAYAVCDQMIDGEVFINGQLTAGLIITANGIYYLFGDTDDQNYNEELFSYLKTAIEKTEKRFTLFTSSEEWEMMIEERFSNVLRNIPRMKFQSVTFEESQRDFNKNTYEVKRIDRRDIERSSEFKEEYYKEYWGSKETFLNSGFGFCIEQDGIIVAECVSIFSGNGFAEIDIATHEAHQGKGLAQAVATRFIEHCMQNDIIPSWDCYVDNIPSRKLASKLSFYHPIEYSLFVRKKMGE; this is translated from the coding sequence ATGAAAAAATTATCTGTAGCCGATTATAGAAAAGTTCTTCCGGTTTTAGAAGGTAATACAAGAACGACGACGTTTGCTTATGCGGTATGTGATCAAATGATAGATGGCGAGGTTTTTATAAACGGGCAATTAACAGCAGGATTAATTATTACAGCTAATGGTATCTATTATTTATTTGGTGATACGGATGATCAAAATTATAACGAAGAGTTATTTTCATATTTAAAAACGGCTATTGAAAAAACAGAGAAGAGATTTACACTGTTCACTTCGAGTGAAGAGTGGGAAATGATGATAGAAGAGCGTTTTAGTAATGTACTTCGGAACATCCCGCGAATGAAATTTCAAAGCGTAACCTTTGAAGAGAGCCAACGAGATTTTAACAAAAATACATATGAAGTGAAGCGTATTGATAGAAGAGATATAGAGCGCAGCAGTGAATTTAAAGAGGAGTACTACAAAGAGTATTGGGGATCAAAAGAAACGTTTTTGAACAGTGGTTTTGGATTTTGTATAGAACAAGATGGGATAATTGTAGCTGAATGCGTCTCAATATTTAGCGGGAATGGTTTTGCTGAAATAGATATTGCAACACATGAAGCGCATCAAGGGAAAGGATTAGCTCAAGCTGTTGCAACAAGGTTCATTGAACATTGCATGCAAAATGACATTATACCGAGCTGGGATTGTTATGTAGACAATATTCCTTCGCGAAAATTAGCTAGTAAATTAAGTTTTTATCATCCAATAGAATATAGTTTATTTGTACGTAAGAAAATGGGGGAATAA
- a CDS encoding cupin domain-containing protein, producing the protein METVNLIELTKDIQDQHKNFVVSNINSHCLRIAVFTGEYDWHYHSNSDELFIVLEGELLIDFEDGETAVLKPNDSILIPACTIHRTRALKRTVNLCFEHIEADTIKVEQL; encoded by the coding sequence ATGGAAACTGTGAACTTAATAGAATTAACAAAAGACATTCAAGATCAACATAAAAACTTCGTCGTTTCAAATATAAACAGTCATTGTTTACGAATCGCTGTATTTACTGGTGAATATGATTGGCACTATCATTCTAATTCGGATGAATTATTTATTGTGCTAGAGGGAGAATTACTTATTGATTTTGAAGATGGAGAAACAGCGGTTTTAAAGCCAAATGATTCTATTTTAATTCCAGCATGTACGATTCATAGAACGAGAGCATTAAAGAGAACGGTAAATCTTTGTTTTGAACATATAGAGGCTGATACGATTAAAGTGGAGCAATTATGA